One Dokdonia sp. Dokd-P16 genomic window carries:
- the rplV gene encoding 50S ribosomal protein L22 yields MGVRKKEAANRRKEANKSIAFAKLNNCPTSPRKMRLVADMVRGTQVERALQLLKFSNKEASRKVEKLVLSAVANWEAKNEDASIEDANLFIKEIKVDSGTMLKRLRPAPQGRAHRIRKRSNHVTVILGAKDNTQSN; encoded by the coding sequence ATGGGAGTTCGTAAAAAAGAAGCGGCTAATCGTCGCAAAGAGGCTAATAAGTCTATCGCTTTCGCGAAATTGAATAACTGCCCTACCTCTCCACGTAAAATGCGTCTTGTAGCAGATATGGTACGAGGTACGCAGGTGGAGAGAGCACTTCAGTTGTTGAAATTTAGTAATAAAGAGGCGTCACGTAAAGTTGAGAAACTTGTTCTTTCTGCAGTTGCAAACTGGGAAGCTAAGAATGAGGATGCTAGTATCGAAGATGCTAATCTTTTTATTAAAGAGATCAAAGTGGATTCTGGAACAATGTTGAAAAGACTACGTCCAGCACCACAAGGTCGCGCGCACAGAATTAGAAAACGTTCTAATCACGTAACAGTGATTCTTGGAGCAAAAGATAACACACAAAGCAATTAA
- the rplN gene encoding 50S ribosomal protein L14, whose amino-acid sequence MLQQESRLKVADNTGAKEVLTIRVLGGTKRRYASVGDKIVVSVKDATPNGQIKKGAVSTAVVVRTKKEVRRPDGSYIRFDDNACVLLNAQGEMRGTRVFGPVARELRDKQFMKIVSLAPEVL is encoded by the coding sequence ATGTTACAGCAAGAATCAAGATTAAAAGTAGCAGATAATACCGGAGCAAAAGAAGTTTTGACTATCCGTGTATTAGGAGGTACTAAGAGAAGATATGCTTCTGTAGGGGATAAGATTGTAGTATCTGTAAAAGATGCTACACCTAACGGTCAAATTAAAAAAGGAGCCGTATCTACAGCAGTAGTTGTACGTACTAAGAAGGAAGTACGTCGTCCAGATGGATCATATATCCGTTTTGATGATAACGCTTGTGTTCTTTTAAATGCTCAAGGTGAGATGCGCGGTACTCGTGTATTTGGACCAGTAGCAAGAGAGCTTCGTGACAAACAGTTTATGAAGATTGTATCATTAGCACCAGAGGTGCTTTAA
- the rplR gene encoding 50S ribosomal protein L18 — MALSKSEKRNRIHLRIRKTISGSAERPRLCVFRSNKEIYAQLVDDLTGKTIMAASSRDKDIAAAKSSKTETAKLVGKAIAEKATKSGVEAVVFDRGGYLYHGRIKQLAEGAREGGLKF, encoded by the coding sequence ATGGCATTATCAAAAAGTGAAAAAAGAAATAGAATTCATCTTAGAATTCGTAAGACTATTTCTGGATCTGCGGAGAGACCAAGACTCTGTGTATTTAGAAGTAATAAAGAGATTTATGCTCAGTTAGTAGATGACCTTACGGGGAAAACTATTATGGCAGCATCGTCACGTGATAAAGATATCGCAGCTGCAAAATCAAGTAAGACTGAAACTGCAAAGCTTGTAGGTAAGGCAATCGCTGAAAAAGCTACAAAATCTGGAGTAGAGGCTGTAGTATTTGACAGAGGTGGTTACTTATATCACGGAAGAATTAAACAACTAGCAGAGGGCGCAAGAGAAGGCGGTCTTAAATTCTAA
- the rpsC gene encoding 30S ribosomal protein S3, whose protein sequence is MGQKTNPIGNRLGIIRGWESNWYGGNDYGDKLAEDDKIRRYIHARLSKASVSRVIIERTLKLVTVTITTARPGIIIGKGGQEVDKLKEELKKLTGKEVQINIHEIKRPELDAFLVGQSVARQIEGRISFRRAIKMAIAAAMRMNAEGIKIQISGRLNGAEMARSESYKDGRIPLSTFRADIDYALVEAHTTYGRLGIKVWVMKGEVYGKRELSPLVGLQNSKSGKGGGGRKDNRGPRRRK, encoded by the coding sequence ATGGGACAGAAGACAAATCCAATCGGAAATCGCCTTGGAATAATCAGAGGATGGGAATCTAACTGGTACGGAGGTAATGACTACGGTGATAAACTTGCCGAAGACGATAAGATTAGACGTTATATTCACGCTCGTTTAAGCAAAGCTAGTGTGTCTAGAGTTATAATTGAGCGTACGCTTAAACTTGTAACCGTTACTATTACTACTGCAAGACCTGGTATTATTATTGGGAAAGGTGGTCAGGAAGTAGACAAGTTGAAAGAAGAGCTTAAGAAACTCACAGGTAAAGAAGTACAAATTAATATCCACGAGATTAAACGTCCAGAGCTTGATGCATTTCTGGTAGGTCAAAGTGTTGCTCGCCAGATAGAAGGAAGAATTTCTTTCCGTCGTGCAATTAAGATGGCTATCGCAGCAGCGATGCGTATGAATGCTGAGGGTATTAAAATCCAGATTTCTGGGAGATTGAATGGAGCTGAAATGGCGCGTTCAGAATCTTATAAAGATGGGCGTATTCCTTTATCTACTTTTAGAGCCGACATAGATTATGCTTTGGTTGAAGCTCACACTACATATGGTAGATTGGGTATCAAAGTATGGGTTATGAAAGGTGAAGTATATGGCAAGAGAGAGCTTTCTCCTTTAGTAGGACTGCAAAATAGCAAGTCTGGAAAAGGTGGTGGAGGTCGTAAGGACAACCGTGGACCACGTCGTAGAAAGTAA
- the rplX gene encoding 50S ribosomal protein L24 gives MTKLKIKTGDTVKVIAGDHKGSEGKVVKVFIEKNKAIVEGVNMVKKHEKPSAANPQGGIKEKEAPLQISNLSLMDKDGKTTRVGYRMEGDKKVRFAKSNNEIL, from the coding sequence ATGACAAAGCTTAAAATAAAAACGGGAGATACAGTTAAGGTTATTGCTGGAGATCACAAAGGGTCTGAAGGTAAAGTCGTAAAAGTATTTATCGAGAAGAACAAAGCAATCGTTGAGGGTGTTAACATGGTGAAGAAGCACGAAAAGCCAAGCGCCGCAAATCCTCAAGGTGGAATTAAAGAAAAAGAAGCGCCACTTCAAATTTCTAACTTATCTTTGATGGATAAGGATGGTAAGACTACGAGAGTAGGTTACCGTATGGAAGGAGATAAGAAGGTACGCTTTGCAAAGTCTAACAACGAAATATTATAG
- the rpsN gene encoding 30S ribosomal protein S14 — MAKESMKAREVKRAKTVAKYAEKRKALKEAGDYEGLQKLPKNASPIRQHNRCKLTGRPKGYMRQFGLSRVMFRQMANQGLIPGVKKASW, encoded by the coding sequence ATGGCTAAAGAATCAATGAAAGCCCGTGAGGTAAAGCGTGCTAAAACAGTTGCAAAATATGCTGAGAAACGTAAGGCTTTAAAAGAAGCTGGAGATTACGAAGGATTGCAAAAGTTACCTAAGAACGCTTCACCTATACGTCAGCACAATCGTTGCAAACTTACAGGTCGTCCTAAGGGTTATATGCGTCAGTTCGGATTATCACGTGTGATGTTCCGTCAGATGGCAAACCAAGGATTAATACCAGGAGTTAAGAAAGCGAGCTGGTAA
- the rpsE gene encoding 30S ribosomal protein S5, whose protein sequence is MYQDYKNVELVKPSGLDLKDRLVGVQRVTKVTKGGRAFGFSAIVVVGDENGVVGHGLGKSKEVASAIAKAMEDAKKNLVRIPLNKATIPHEQKGKFGGARVLLLPAAAGTGVIAGGAIRAVLESVGIHDVLSKNQGSSNPHNVVKATFDALLKLRSAETVAKQRGITLDKVFKG, encoded by the coding sequence ATGTATCAAGATTATAAAAACGTAGAGTTAGTAAAACCATCTGGGTTAGATCTTAAAGATCGTTTAGTTGGTGTACAGCGTGTTACTAAGGTAACTAAAGGAGGTAGAGCTTTTGGATTTTCTGCTATTGTTGTAGTAGGTGATGAGAATGGAGTAGTAGGTCACGGTTTAGGAAAGTCTAAAGAAGTAGCTTCTGCAATTGCAAAGGCTATGGAAGATGCTAAGAAAAACTTAGTTCGTATTCCATTAAATAAAGCAACTATCCCTCACGAACAGAAAGGTAAATTTGGAGGAGCTCGTGTACTTTTATTACCTGCAGCAGCGGGTACTGGAGTTATCGCGGGTGGTGCAATACGTGCAGTACTTGAATCAGTTGGGATACATGATGTATTATCAAAGAATCAAGGATCTTCAAATCCACATAACGTAGTTAAGGCAACTTTTGATGCTTTACTTAAGTTAAGAAGTGCTGAGACAGTTGCAAAGCAACGTGGTATCACACTAGATAAAGTGTTTAAAGGATAA
- the rpsQ gene encoding 30S ribosomal protein S17, with amino-acid sequence MEKRNLRKERVGVVTSNKMQKSIVVAEVKKVKHPMYGKFVLKTKKYVAHDETNDCNEGDTVRIMETRPMSKSKTWRLVEIIERAK; translated from the coding sequence ATGGAAAAAAGAAATTTAAGAAAAGAGCGTGTCGGTGTAGTAACTAGTAACAAGATGCAAAAGTCTATCGTTGTTGCCGAAGTTAAAAAAGTAAAGCACCCTATGTATGGTAAATTCGTTTTAAAGACGAAGAAGTATGTAGCACACGACGAAACAAACGACTGCAACGAAGGAGATACAGTTAGGATCATGGAAACACGTCCTATGAGTAAATCAAAGACTTGGAGACTAGTAGAAATCATTGAAAGAGCGAAGTAA
- the rplF gene encoding 50S ribosomal protein L6: MSRIGRSPITVPDGVTVNVADGIVTVKGKLGELTQEYSGIDIKIEDGTITLERDSDKKDVRAKHGLYRSLIANMIEGVSNGFEKKLELVGVGYRASNQGNKLDLAVGFSHNIVLDIAPEVKVETVSDKGKNPIIKLTSHDKQLVGQVAAKIRGFRRPEPYKGKGIKFVGEIIRRKAGKSA, encoded by the coding sequence ATGTCAAGAATAGGTAGAAGCCCAATTACAGTTCCAGATGGTGTTACGGTAAACGTAGCAGATGGTATTGTAACGGTAAAAGGAAAATTAGGCGAGCTTACGCAAGAGTACTCTGGTATAGATATTAAAATCGAAGACGGAACTATTACTCTTGAGCGTGACTCAGATAAGAAGGATGTTCGTGCAAAGCACGGACTATACAGGTCTTTGATTGCAAACATGATTGAAGGTGTATCTAACGGTTTTGAAAAGAAATTAGAACTTGTAGGTGTAGGTTATAGAGCGAGTAACCAAGGTAATAAACTTGATCTTGCTGTAGGATTTTCTCACAATATAGTTTTGGATATAGCTCCAGAAGTGAAAGTAGAAACAGTTTCTGATAAAGGAAAAAATCCTATTATTAAACTTACTTCACATGATAAACAACTTGTAGGACAAGTAGCTGCAAAAATACGCGGTTTCCGTAGACCAGAGCCTTATAAAGGTAAAGGTATCAAGTTTGTAGGAGAGATAATTAGAAGAAAAGCAGGTAAATCTGCATAA
- the rpsH gene encoding 30S ribosomal protein S8 — protein sequence MNTDTIADFLTRVRNASAANHRVVEIPASNLKKAMTKILFDQGYILSYKFEEGKAQDTIKIALKYDRITKEAVIKDIQRISKPGLRKYSSSTEIPRILNGLGIAIVSTSKGVMTGKQAAQHNVGGEVLCYVY from the coding sequence ATGAATACAGATACTATTGCAGATTTCCTGACACGTGTGCGTAACGCATCGGCAGCAAATCACAGAGTGGTCGAGATTCCAGCATCAAACCTTAAGAAGGCGATGACTAAAATCTTATTTGACCAAGGGTACATTCTTAGCTACAAGTTTGAAGAAGGTAAAGCGCAGGATACTATCAAGATTGCCTTGAAGTATGATCGCATTACTAAAGAAGCTGTTATTAAGGATATACAAAGAATAAGTAAGCCTGGTTTACGTAAATATTCTTCATCAACAGAGATACCTCGTATATTGAATGGACTGGGAATTGCTATTGTTTCAACTTCTAAAGGAGTTATGACAGGTAAGCAAGCGGCTCAACACAATGTTGGAGGAGAGGTACTTTGTTACGTTTACTAA
- the rplP gene encoding 50S ribosomal protein L16 encodes MLQPRKTKFRKQQKGRMKGLANRGHLLSNGQFGIKSLDSSFVTARQIEAARIAATRYMKREGTLWIKIFPDKPITKKPLEVRMGKGKGAVEYWAAVVKPGRIMFELGGVPEPVAKEALRLAAQKLPVRTKYVVARDFSAE; translated from the coding sequence ATGTTACAGCCTAGAAAAACAAAATTCCGCAAGCAGCAGAAGGGTCGTATGAAAGGACTAGCTAATAGAGGGCATTTGCTTTCTAACGGTCAGTTCGGTATAAAATCACTCGATTCATCTTTTGTAACTGCGAGACAAATAGAAGCAGCTCGTATAGCAGCAACACGTTACATGAAAAGAGAGGGAACTCTTTGGATTAAGATTTTCCCAGATAAGCCTATCACTAAGAAGCCTTTAGAGGTACGTATGGGTAAAGGTAAAGGTGCTGTAGAATATTGGGCAGCAGTTGTAAAACCAGGACGCATTATGTTCGAATTAGGAGGGGTTCCAGAACCAGTGGCAAAAGAGGCATTACGTCTTGCGGCTCAAAAACTTCCAGTAAGAACTAAGTATGTCGTAGCTAGAGATTTTTCAGCTGAATAA
- the rpmD gene encoding 50S ribosomal protein L30, with the protein MAKIKVTKVKSAINRTQNQKRILESLGLRKIGQVKVHDNTPNILGMVSKVSHLVSVEEA; encoded by the coding sequence ATGGCAAAAATCAAAGTAACAAAGGTTAAGAGTGCAATAAACCGCACTCAGAACCAAAAGAGAATTTTAGAATCTCTTGGGTTAAGAAAAATAGGCCAGGTAAAGGTGCATGATAATACACCTAACATCCTTGGTATGGTAAGTAAAGTTAGTCACTTAGTTTCTGTAGAGGAAGCTTAA
- the rpmC gene encoding 50S ribosomal protein L29, translating to MKQSEVKGLSVAELQEELGKAKRSYMDLKMAHAISPLDNPIQLRSMRRTVARIATELTKREQ from the coding sequence ATGAAACAATCAGAGGTAAAAGGATTATCTGTAGCAGAATTGCAAGAAGAGCTTGGAAAAGCAAAAAGATCTTACATGGATCTTAAGATGGCGCACGCTATCTCTCCACTTGACAATCCTATTCAACTGCGTTCTATGAGACGTACAGTCGCTAGAATTGCAACTGAATTAACTAAAAGAGAACAATAA
- the rplE gene encoding 50S ribosomal protein L5 translates to MGYVPRLKQEFKDRVTPALQEEFGYKNIMQVPRLNKIVVSRGVGAAVADKKLVENAVEELTLITGQRAISTMSKKDVATFKLRKGMPIGAKVTLRGERMYEFLDRLVTSALPRVRDFNGINATGFDGRGNYSMGVTEQIIFPEINIDRIKKIDGMNITFQTSAQTDKEAKSLLAELGLPFKKN, encoded by the coding sequence ATGGGATACGTACCAAGACTAAAACAAGAGTTTAAAGACCGCGTAACGCCAGCCCTTCAAGAAGAGTTTGGTTACAAAAATATTATGCAGGTACCTCGTCTTAATAAGATTGTAGTATCTCGTGGTGTTGGAGCTGCGGTTGCAGATAAGAAGCTTGTAGAAAATGCTGTTGAGGAGCTTACGCTTATCACAGGACAGAGAGCTATCTCGACAATGTCTAAGAAGGATGTTGCGACATTTAAATTACGTAAAGGAATGCCTATTGGTGCCAAAGTTACTTTACGTGGAGAGCGCATGTATGAGTTTTTAGATAGACTTGTTACATCTGCACTTCCACGAGTACGTGACTTTAACGGAATCAATGCTACAGGTTTTGATGGTCGTGGTAACTACAGTATGGGAGTTACAGAGCAGATTATCTTTCCTGAAATCAATATTGATAGAATCAAGAAAATAGATGGTATGAACATCACTTTTCAAACTTCTGCTCAAACTGATAAGGAAGCAAAATCATTACTTGCAGAACTAGGTTTACCTTTTAAAAAGAATTAA